Proteins from a genomic interval of Anatilimnocola floriformis:
- a CDS encoding HEAT repeat domain-containing protein: MRLIDTTSRAATFLILWAAASWAIAKPQSAEEGQRQAAVVADFQQQFAAARPGPEQRKVLQRWMKDPSVEVRAKGVATAARLPAAEADLFFGDVLANEEDSGLRGEAASLLGTHGTEKSLAPLAHAAANDKTSDCVRGCIAFRTSARRQATFALADLAARFPALKPAVEKELRNLKPAEPQDGEQLADVRLQALYQVTQDTALLKPFYDRLASSDAKTRESGVVAFRFLRLKEAPAELVATLKDETEGVRLWGALVLGEIRDAKTAPQLLEVAADTRESLGVRCNAILSIGGMKVATLADPLRKLLDDEQVAIQAQAAIALYRLTGEKAKQFPAGYPAEPPGCE, from the coding sequence ATGCGACTAATCGACACTACGAGTAGAGCAGCTACTTTCTTAATCCTCTGGGCAGCGGCGAGTTGGGCGATTGCCAAGCCGCAGAGCGCGGAGGAGGGGCAGCGGCAGGCGGCTGTCGTGGCGGACTTTCAGCAGCAGTTTGCGGCGGCGCGGCCGGGGCCGGAGCAGCGGAAAGTGCTGCAGCGATGGATGAAGGACCCGAGTGTTGAGGTGCGGGCAAAGGGAGTTGCCACCGCCGCTCGGCTGCCGGCAGCCGAGGCGGATTTGTTCTTTGGGGACGTGCTGGCCAATGAAGAGGACTCGGGTCTGCGGGGCGAGGCGGCCAGCCTGCTGGGAACGCATGGGACTGAAAAATCGCTCGCGCCGTTGGCTCACGCTGCGGCCAATGACAAGACCAGCGATTGCGTTCGCGGCTGCATTGCGTTCCGCACCAGCGCTCGGCGGCAAGCGACTTTTGCGCTCGCCGATCTAGCCGCGCGGTTTCCGGCGCTGAAACCAGCGGTGGAAAAAGAACTGCGCAACCTCAAACCCGCCGAGCCGCAGGACGGCGAACAATTGGCCGACGTGCGACTGCAGGCGCTTTATCAAGTGACGCAGGACACCGCGCTCCTCAAACCGTTTTACGATCGATTGGCGAGCAGCGACGCCAAGACCCGCGAGTCGGGTGTGGTGGCCTTTCGCTTTTTGCGTTTGAAAGAGGCTCCAGCCGAGCTCGTCGCGACACTCAAGGACGAAACTGAGGGCGTGCGGTTGTGGGGAGCGCTCGTCTTAGGCGAAATTCGCGACGCCAAGACGGCGCCGCAGTTACTCGAAGTGGCAGCCGACACACGCGAATCGCTCGGTGTCCGCTGCAACGCGATTCTATCTATCGGTGGGATGAAGGTTGCAACGCTGGCAGATCCGCTGCGGAAACTGCTCGACGATGAGCAAGTTGCGATTCAAGCGCAGGCTGCCATCGCCCTCTATAGACTCACGGGCGAAAAGGCGAAGCAATTTCCCGCCGGCTATCCAGCCGAACCGCCCGGCTGCGAATAA
- a CDS encoding helix-turn-helix domain-containing protein, with translation MERKKLTRKTRTSPVTSEEFARDEQVRQKIQGEFPPVESASQVSGGLSEFLKQAIQSSDKSVYQICKDAGVSQIVVSRFLSGERDIRLATADRLAKALGLTVAKP, from the coding sequence ATGGAACGCAAAAAACTAACTCGCAAAACTCGCACATCCCCCGTGACATCGGAGGAATTCGCACGCGACGAGCAAGTGCGCCAAAAGATCCAGGGCGAATTTCCGCCTGTCGAATCAGCGTCACAGGTATCGGGAGGGCTCAGCGAATTCCTCAAGCAGGCGATTCAATCGAGCGACAAATCGGTTTATCAGATCTGCAAAGATGCCGGCGTTTCGCAAATCGTGGTTTCACGCTTCCTCTCGGGCGAGCGCGATATCCGCCTCGCCACGGCGGATCGATTGGCGAAAGCTTTGGGATTGACGGTGGCGAAACCCTAG
- a CDS encoding DUF1501 domain-containing protein: MNPIEQHLQAETRRYFFGRMAAGVGTAALASLTNPQLFAADTATAQASADPLATLGELKALHHPPKAKRVIWLFMADGPSQLDLWDHKPKLTEYFDKDLPESIRNGQRITTMTSGQARFPCAPTKFKFAQHGKHGAWVSELLPNLAGIVDDLAIIKTMNTEAINHDPAITYIQTGSQIPGRPSMGAWASYGIGSVNQDLPAYVVLHSRIAAGSQTQALFSRLWGAGFLPTKHAGVALRSSGDPVLYLSNPPGVSAETRRTMLDGLAELNQKKQEQVGDPEITSRIAQYEMAFRMQSSVPDLVDISKESAETLDMYGPEVKTPGTFAYNCLLARRLAERGVRFTQVFLRGWDHHGNLPGQIPNLSKAMDQPAAALVKDLKQRGMLEDTLVVWGGEFGRTVYSQGTLTKDNYGRDHHPRCFTMWMAGGGIKPGIVHGETDDFSYNVTEKPVHIHDLNATILHCMGIQHERLTYRFQGRDFRLTDVEGKLVKEILV; encoded by the coding sequence ATGAACCCCATCGAACAACACTTGCAAGCCGAAACACGCCGCTACTTCTTCGGCCGCATGGCCGCCGGCGTCGGCACTGCGGCGCTCGCTTCGTTGACCAACCCGCAGCTCTTCGCCGCGGATACAGCTACAGCACAAGCGTCGGCAGATCCGCTCGCCACGCTTGGCGAACTCAAAGCCCTGCATCATCCGCCTAAGGCCAAGCGTGTCATTTGGCTGTTCATGGCCGATGGTCCTTCGCAGCTCGACTTGTGGGATCACAAGCCGAAGCTAACGGAGTATTTCGACAAGGATCTGCCCGAGAGCATTCGCAACGGCCAGCGCATCACCACGATGACCAGCGGCCAGGCCCGCTTTCCCTGCGCACCGACCAAGTTCAAGTTTGCCCAGCATGGGAAGCACGGCGCGTGGGTGAGCGAACTCCTGCCGAACCTAGCTGGCATCGTTGATGACCTCGCGATCATCAAGACGATGAACACCGAAGCCATCAATCACGACCCGGCCATCACCTACATTCAAACGGGCAGCCAGATTCCCGGCCGGCCGAGCATGGGGGCATGGGCCAGCTACGGCATTGGCAGTGTGAATCAAGATTTGCCCGCGTATGTCGTGCTTCATTCGCGGATCGCGGCGGGCTCGCAAACGCAGGCTTTGTTTTCGCGCTTGTGGGGCGCTGGCTTCTTGCCGACGAAGCATGCCGGGGTCGCGCTCCGCAGCAGCGGCGATCCGGTGCTGTATCTCTCCAATCCGCCGGGCGTGTCTGCCGAGACGCGCCGCACCATGCTCGATGGCCTCGCTGAATTGAATCAGAAAAAGCAGGAACAGGTCGGCGATCCTGAAATTACCAGTCGCATCGCGCAGTACGAAATGGCGTTCCGCATGCAGAGCAGCGTGCCGGACCTCGTCGATATCTCGAAGGAGTCAGCCGAGACGCTCGACATGTACGGCCCCGAGGTGAAGACGCCGGGGACCTTCGCTTACAACTGCCTCCTCGCTCGCCGCCTCGCCGAGCGCGGTGTGCGGTTCACGCAGGTCTTTCTCCGCGGCTGGGATCATCACGGCAACCTGCCGGGTCAAATTCCCAACCTCAGCAAAGCCATGGACCAACCCGCCGCGGCCCTCGTCAAAGACCTCAAGCAGCGCGGCATGCTCGAAGACACGCTCGTCGTCTGGGGCGGCGAATTCGGCCGCACGGTCTACAGCCAAGGCACGCTCACCAAGGACAACTACGGCCGCGACCACCACCCTCGCTGCTTCACCATGTGGATGGCCGGCGGCGGCATCAAGCCGGGCATCGTCCACGGCGAGACCGACGACTTCAGCTACAACGTCACCGAAAAACCGGTCCACATCCACGACCTCAACGCCACCATCCTCCACTGCATGGGCATTCAACACGAACGCCTGACGTATCGTTTTCAGGGACGAGATTTTCGCTTGACGGACGTGGAAGGGAAGTTGGTGAAAGAGATTTTGGTGTGA
- a CDS encoding nucleotidyltransferase family protein, with protein sequence MVDLGEFSLDRMVRAVEKVRERLLRATAALNQHQVPYAIIGGNAVAAWVSRVDEAAVRNTQDVDILIRREDLPLAKTALENAGFVYRHAASIDMFLDGPDAKARDAVHVIFAAERVRPEYLLATPNVDEVDEYKGYSVLNLESLVRMKLTSNRRKDQVHVLDLIDVGLIDQTWVARFPTEIGQRLQTLLDDPSG encoded by the coding sequence GTGGTTGATCTTGGTGAATTCTCTCTCGATCGGATGGTACGTGCCGTGGAAAAAGTCCGCGAACGATTACTCCGCGCAACGGCGGCCTTGAATCAACACCAGGTTCCATATGCCATCATCGGTGGCAATGCGGTTGCCGCCTGGGTGTCGCGTGTTGACGAAGCCGCAGTGCGGAATACTCAGGATGTTGACATTTTGATCCGGCGAGAAGACTTACCACTAGCAAAAACTGCGCTCGAAAACGCAGGATTTGTTTATCGTCATGCCGCGAGCATCGACATGTTCCTCGATGGACCCGATGCCAAAGCGCGCGATGCAGTGCACGTCATTTTCGCCGCGGAACGCGTCCGGCCTGAGTACCTGTTGGCGACGCCGAATGTGGATGAAGTCGATGAATACAAGGGATACTCTGTTCTTAACCTGGAATCACTTGTGAGGATGAAACTCACGTCCAACCGTCGCAAGGACCAGGTTCATGTGCTCGACCTCATCGACGTCGGCCTCATTGATCAAACCTGGGTCGCGCGATTCCCTACAGAAATCGGCCAGCGGCTTCAAACACTCCTCGACGATCCTAGTGGTTAG
- a CDS encoding PSD1 and planctomycete cytochrome C domain-containing protein, whose product MLQKFLCAVFHVVVGIALSVSVVSAADPPVDFNRDIRPILSDTCFKCHGFDAAKREAGLRLDTQEGALQKLESGAAAIVPGKHAESEIIKRLTATDASERMPPPDSGKTVSPQQIELIKRWIDQGAKYQGHWSFVTPVRPELPQVKTQASVKNPIDNFILARLDKEGLSPAAAADKITLIRRLTFDLTGLPPTIAEIEAFAKDTAPNACEVLVDRLLKSPRYGEHMARYWLDAARYGDTHGLHFDNERSLWPYRDWVVRSFNDNLPYDQFTTWQIAGDLIPNSTLDQKIASGFNRCNVTTSEGGSINDEVLARYAVDRTETMSTVFLGLTLGCAVCHNHKFDPVTQKEFYQLYAFFNSAADAAMDGNALLPAPIMKVAGPDQLTKLADIEKRVAELRKQMDEKVATIEYTDPTPDGAAAEKTIEPKEYVWIDDGTPAGAKLQGDTPWKFVEKKDGPVHRGDKSNTRKAPGQSQHFFTDASPGLKVGDGDKLFAYVYLDPLDPPKTVMLQWNDGQWEHRAFWGDDAIPFGSGDSPGHRRLGDLPAIGEWVRLEVDAAHVGLKAGAVINGWAFTQFGGTVHWDTAGILTSTPQDGQGFESLAVWQAYEKTQKKSSLPKPVQDALKVAEDKRNDAQKKTIRDHFLKNVYSKTKEILLPLQKEVDKAEQERKDTDNAIPASLVMADMPSPRDTFILIRGAYDKKGEKVTPGTPAVLPPMAADAPANRLGLARWLTDPQHPLVARVTVNRFWQQYFGTGLVKTAEDFGSQGQAPSHPELLDWLSREFIDSGWDVKRLQKLIVMSSTYQQSSKVTPELLKRDGDNVLLARGPRFRLDAEAIRDSALNTSGLLIEKSGGRGVRPYQPDGIWEAISFQGSNTQNYKMDGGDATYRRSIYTFWKRTAPPAALQTLDAPSREACVVRRARTNTPLQALLLMNDQQYVEAARMLAQRIIKEGGDTPEKRLAYAFRLATGREPAADETAVLVRVFQKNEATFTADKPAAEKLLAVGLAPRDKDLAVENLAAYAMVCNLILNLDETMTKE is encoded by the coding sequence ATGCTGCAGAAGTTTCTGTGCGCAGTCTTTCACGTTGTCGTTGGCATCGCGCTGAGCGTGTCGGTTGTTTCAGCCGCCGATCCGCCGGTTGATTTCAATCGCGACATCAGGCCGATTCTTTCCGACACCTGCTTTAAGTGCCACGGCTTCGATGCGGCCAAGCGGGAAGCCGGCTTGCGGCTCGATACGCAGGAAGGGGCGCTACAGAAACTCGAATCGGGCGCTGCGGCCATCGTTCCTGGCAAGCACGCCGAGAGCGAAATCATCAAACGGCTGACGGCGACCGATGCCAGCGAGCGAATGCCGCCGCCGGACTCGGGCAAGACCGTTTCGCCGCAGCAGATCGAACTCATCAAGCGCTGGATCGATCAAGGGGCCAAGTACCAAGGCCATTGGTCGTTCGTCACGCCGGTCCGGCCTGAACTGCCGCAGGTGAAGACGCAAGCCAGCGTGAAAAACCCAATCGACAATTTCATTCTTGCTCGGCTGGATAAAGAAGGACTGTCGCCTGCCGCGGCTGCCGACAAGATCACGCTGATTCGCCGCCTGACATTCGACCTCACCGGCTTGCCGCCCACGATCGCCGAGATCGAAGCCTTCGCCAAAGACACCGCGCCGAATGCTTGCGAAGTGCTCGTCGATCGCCTGCTGAAGTCGCCTCGCTACGGCGAGCACATGGCCCGCTATTGGCTCGACGCGGCCCGCTACGGCGATACGCACGGCTTACACTTTGACAACGAGCGCAGTCTCTGGCCGTATCGCGATTGGGTCGTGCGCTCGTTCAACGACAACCTTCCCTACGATCAATTCACCACTTGGCAGATCGCCGGCGATCTCATTCCGAATTCAACGCTCGATCAAAAGATCGCCAGCGGTTTCAACCGCTGCAACGTGACGACCAGCGAAGGTGGTTCGATCAACGACGAGGTCCTCGCGCGCTACGCCGTCGATCGAACCGAGACGATGAGCACGGTCTTCCTCGGCCTCACGCTCGGCTGTGCCGTTTGTCACAACCACAAGTTTGATCCCGTGACGCAAAAGGAGTTTTATCAACTCTATGCGTTCTTCAACTCTGCCGCCGATGCAGCCATGGACGGCAACGCCCTGCTGCCCGCGCCGATCATGAAAGTGGCCGGGCCAGATCAACTGACGAAGCTCGCCGACATCGAAAAGCGCGTCGCCGAACTGCGCAAGCAGATGGACGAGAAGGTCGCGACGATCGAATACACCGATCCGACTCCGGATGGCGCTGCGGCCGAGAAGACGATCGAGCCAAAGGAATATGTCTGGATTGACGACGGCACGCCGGCCGGCGCGAAGCTCCAGGGAGACACGCCTTGGAAGTTTGTCGAGAAGAAGGACGGCCCGGTCCATCGCGGCGACAAATCGAACACTCGCAAGGCTCCCGGCCAGAGTCAGCACTTTTTCACGGATGCGAGTCCTGGTCTCAAGGTGGGCGACGGGGACAAGCTGTTTGCCTACGTCTATCTCGATCCGCTTGATCCGCCGAAGACCGTCATGCTGCAGTGGAACGACGGCCAATGGGAGCATCGGGCCTTTTGGGGCGACGATGCGATTCCCTTCGGCAGCGGTGATTCGCCAGGCCATCGTCGCCTCGGCGATCTGCCGGCCATCGGCGAATGGGTCCGGCTCGAAGTGGATGCGGCCCACGTCGGCCTGAAAGCCGGCGCGGTGATCAACGGCTGGGCCTTCACGCAGTTCGGCGGCACCGTGCATTGGGATACGGCTGGCATTCTGACGAGCACTCCGCAAGACGGCCAAGGTTTTGAATCGCTGGCCGTTTGGCAAGCGTATGAAAAGACGCAGAAGAAGTCGTCGCTGCCGAAGCCCGTGCAGGATGCGCTAAAAGTTGCCGAAGACAAACGGAACGACGCGCAAAAGAAAACGATCCGCGACCATTTTCTGAAGAACGTTTACTCCAAGACCAAAGAGATTCTGCTGCCATTGCAGAAAGAAGTCGACAAGGCGGAGCAGGAACGCAAAGACACCGACAACGCGATTCCCGCCTCGCTCGTGATGGCCGACATGCCGAGCCCGCGCGACACGTTCATCCTCATCCGCGGCGCGTACGACAAGAAGGGTGAAAAGGTCACGCCAGGCACTCCCGCGGTTCTGCCGCCGATGGCTGCCGATGCGCCGGCCAATCGACTCGGTCTCGCGCGCTGGCTGACCGATCCGCAACATCCGCTCGTGGCCCGCGTGACGGTCAATCGCTTCTGGCAACAATACTTCGGCACCGGTCTCGTGAAGACCGCCGAAGACTTCGGCTCGCAAGGACAAGCTCCGAGTCATCCCGAGTTGCTCGACTGGCTGTCGCGCGAGTTCATCGATAGCGGCTGGGACGTGAAACGGTTGCAAAAGCTGATTGTGATGAGCAGCACCTATCAGCAATCTTCGAAGGTCACGCCCGAGCTACTCAAGCGCGATGGCGACAACGTTCTGCTCGCCCGCGGTCCGCGGTTCAGGCTCGACGCCGAAGCCATTCGCGACTCGGCCCTTAACACTTCCGGCCTGTTGATCGAAAAATCCGGCGGCCGCGGCGTGCGTCCGTATCAACCCGACGGCATTTGGGAAGCAATCAGCTTTCAAGGAAGCAACACGCAGAACTACAAGATGGACGGCGGCGACGCGACTTATCGCCGCAGCATCTACACCTTTTGGAAGCGAACCGCGCCGCCGGCCGCTTTGCAAACGCTTGACGCGCCCTCGCGCGAAGCTTGCGTCGTGCGCCGCGCTCGCACCAACACGCCGCTGCAAGCCCTGCTGCTGATGAACGATCAGCAATACGTCGAAGCCGCACGGATGCTCGCGCAGCGAATCATCAAGGAAGGCGGCGACACCCCCGAAAAGCGACTGGCCTATGCCTTCCGCCTCGCCACCGGCCGCGAACCGGCTGCCGATGAAACAGCAGTCCTCGTGCGCGTCTTCCAAAAGAACGAAGCCACTTTCACCGCCGACAAACCCGCCGCCGAAAAACTCCTCGCCGTCGGCCTCGCCCCGCGCGACAAGGATTTAGCCGTCGAGAACCTCGCAGCGTACGCGATGGTTTGCAATTTGATTTTGAACTTGGATGAAACGATGACGAAGGAATAG
- a CDS encoding HNH endonuclease yields MEPFEYPAAAHVRRHQPRGYLDVSSFLPWLRDGFCFRCVYCLRREQWDVVASLHIDHFLPVSQFPLQQLSYDNLLYACSRCNLIKGSLAVGNPTHHLLACNVAIAAHGELITADSECLRLIAQLRLNSSEMIHFRRLWLEIIAMARECNPQLHLQLMGFPADLPDLRLLKPPSGNGKPSGIEQSYLVQRERGELPSLY; encoded by the coding sequence ATGGAGCCATTTGAATATCCAGCCGCCGCGCATGTCCGTCGCCATCAACCTCGAGGCTATCTCGATGTATCGAGCTTTCTCCCGTGGCTCCGCGATGGGTTCTGTTTTCGCTGCGTTTATTGCCTCCGCCGAGAGCAGTGGGATGTGGTAGCGAGTCTGCATATCGATCACTTCCTGCCGGTGAGCCAGTTTCCCCTGCAGCAACTGTCTTACGACAATCTTTTGTACGCTTGTTCGCGCTGCAATTTGATCAAGGGTTCGCTAGCCGTTGGCAATCCCACTCATCATCTGTTGGCTTGCAACGTTGCGATTGCCGCACACGGAGAGCTGATAACCGCAGATTCGGAATGCCTGCGACTGATCGCCCAACTGCGCCTCAATAGTTCGGAGATGATCCACTTTCGTCGCTTATGGCTCGAGATTATTGCGATGGCGAGGGAATGTAACCCGCAGTTACACCTTCAACTCATGGGCTTTCCAGCCGACCTTCCAGACCTCCGCTTGCTCAAGCCACCGAGTGGAAACGGCAAACCGAGCGGAATCGAGCAGTCTTACCTCGTGCAGCGCGAGCGAGGTGAGCTGCCGTCGCTCTATTGA
- the dcd gene encoding dCTP deaminase, with protein MILSGDEIRRRLGQDINIDPFEPERLNPNSYNLTLHDELITYEEVVLDMAQPNRTRRLRIPKDGIVLAPQKLYLGRTVERTETHNCVPMIEGRSSIGRLGLFVHVTAGFGDVGFCGYWTLEMFAVQPIRIYPGVPICQIFYHEIAGTYSEYNSDKYQHNRDIQPSLLYRELNPGSDRRDPQLTLSFGNDGAQ; from the coding sequence ATGATCCTCTCCGGTGACGAGATCCGCCGACGCCTCGGACAGGACATCAACATCGATCCGTTCGAGCCCGAGCGGCTCAACCCCAACAGCTACAACCTGACGCTGCACGACGAGCTCATCACGTACGAAGAAGTCGTCCTCGACATGGCCCAGCCGAACCGCACGCGGCGGCTGCGGATTCCCAAGGATGGCATCGTCCTCGCGCCGCAGAAGTTGTATCTTGGCCGGACTGTCGAACGGACCGAAACGCACAACTGCGTCCCCATGATCGAAGGTCGTAGCTCGATCGGCCGGCTCGGCCTGTTTGTGCATGTGACGGCGGGCTTTGGCGACGTCGGCTTTTGTGGCTATTGGACGCTCGAAATGTTCGCCGTGCAGCCGATCCGCATTTATCCCGGCGTGCCGATCTGCCAGATCTTTTATCACGAGATCGCCGGCACTTACAGCGAATACAACAGCGACAAATATCAGCACAATCGCGACATTCAGCCGAGCCTGCTCTATCGCGAATTGAACCCCGGCAGCGACCGCCGCGATCCGCAGCTGACCCTCTCGTTTGGCAACGACGGCGCGCAGTAA
- a CDS encoding HEAT repeat domain-containing protein produces the protein MPKLFVALAFVLCAANSFAQVPTVLGKTADDWHLRLAMGDGQDRHLAAWALAQSGKSADRWLLHQTHHPDPVVRYWLIQGLGRNAANEKTKDGREPYLKVLRKLLTDESPAPRLAAADQLARLGAVDEAMPVLIAGLDEPQDSAGMQAAATLAALGKQAAPAQAKLQTAAANGGEYVKRLANRALQNLGVPSKNLEE, from the coding sequence ATGCCCAAGCTCTTCGTTGCGCTGGCCTTTGTTCTCTGCGCCGCCAACTCTTTCGCGCAAGTCCCGACGGTTCTCGGCAAGACGGCCGATGACTGGCATTTGCGGCTCGCCATGGGCGATGGTCAGGATCGCCACCTTGCGGCATGGGCTTTGGCTCAATCTGGCAAGTCAGCCGATCGCTGGTTGCTCCATCAAACGCACCATCCCGATCCGGTCGTGCGTTATTGGCTGATTCAAGGCCTCGGCCGAAATGCTGCGAATGAGAAGACGAAGGATGGCCGTGAACCCTATTTGAAAGTATTGCGCAAGCTGCTCACCGACGAATCGCCTGCGCCCCGGCTGGCTGCTGCCGATCAACTCGCGCGACTCGGCGCCGTCGACGAAGCGATGCCGGTGCTCATCGCGGGTCTCGATGAACCTCAGGATTCCGCGGGCATGCAAGCCGCTGCCACGCTCGCTGCGTTAGGGAAGCAAGCCGCGCCGGCCCAAGCTAAACTACAAACGGCCGCCGCGAATGGTGGTGAATATGTCAAACGCCTCGCCAACCGAGCGCTGCAAAATCTGGGTGTGCCCAGCAAAAATCTCGAGGAATGA
- a CDS encoding transglutaminase family protein, translated as MPSPRSTFLALLLIGVGWLSSVLQAEEKFTVEQLAKNARQSIVVISISGRDGGQQGMGTGFVIDKTGLIATNLHVIGEARPIKIQTADGKSLQVTAIHATDRARDLAILRVAEKDLAALPLGDSDKLEQGQPIVLLGNPQGLKHSVVAGVVSGTREVEDRTLIQLAVPVEPGNSGGPVLDMQGRVQGVMTMKSAVTENLGFAVSANDLQPLLDKPNPVPIERWLTIGTLDNKEWTTLFGSLWQQRGGRILVSGLGQGFGGRSLCLASATPPELPYEVAVSVLLDDEAGAAGLVFHADGGDRHYGFYPSNGKLRLSRFEGADVFSWKVLLEKPIDSYKPGEWNRLRVRIEKDKFRCYVNDELVIESTDDAFTKGKVGLAKFRQTAAQFRRFEVARETVSKQADEKLALELNAAIERLPQLAEVKAEQLSPLEKQAGLSSDLLRQRAKELDQRATDLRRLAADVRAASVCQQLAKVAGPEVKEVNLVRGALLVATLDEEDIDIEAYVRQLDRIAGEVRASLKKDASDADKLAALNKLLFDELGFHGSRSDYYNAANSYLNRVLDDREGLPITLSLVYMELARRLDLKVVGVGLPGHFVVRHEPTKGDKQLLDVFDGGKPLSDKEAAKIVLDNTGEPIQPQHLKTVTERQMLLRMLQNLLGVAQGKKDREATLRYLQALITLEPELPRERGLQAMLRFETGRKQAAITGLDWFLQTKPEGIDLEQIEKMQQFFRDNKAERIVP; from the coding sequence ATGCCTTCTCCCCGCTCCACGTTTCTCGCGTTGCTGTTGATCGGGGTTGGCTGGCTGAGTTCTGTTCTCCAGGCAGAAGAAAAGTTCACCGTCGAGCAGCTCGCGAAGAATGCCCGTCAGTCGATCGTGGTCATTTCCATCTCCGGTCGCGACGGCGGTCAGCAAGGGATGGGGACCGGCTTCGTCATCGATAAGACGGGCTTGATCGCGACCAATCTGCACGTCATCGGCGAAGCGCGGCCGATCAAGATTCAAACAGCCGACGGCAAGAGCTTGCAAGTCACTGCCATTCACGCCACCGATCGCGCTCGCGATCTCGCCATCCTGCGCGTGGCCGAAAAAGATCTCGCCGCGCTGCCGCTCGGTGATTCCGACAAGCTCGAGCAAGGTCAGCCGATCGTGCTGCTCGGCAATCCACAGGGTTTGAAACACAGCGTGGTTGCGGGTGTCGTCTCCGGCACGCGCGAGGTCGAAGACCGCACGCTCATTCAGCTCGCCGTGCCTGTCGAACCGGGTAACAGCGGTGGCCCGGTGCTCGATATGCAAGGCCGAGTGCAAGGCGTGATGACGATGAAATCGGCAGTGACCGAAAACCTGGGCTTTGCTGTCAGCGCGAATGATCTGCAACCGCTTCTCGACAAACCGAACCCCGTGCCGATCGAGCGCTGGCTGACCATTGGCACACTCGACAACAAAGAATGGACCACGCTTTTCGGCAGCCTGTGGCAACAGCGGGGCGGCCGAATTCTTGTAAGTGGACTCGGACAAGGCTTTGGTGGACGCAGTTTGTGCCTCGCGAGTGCGACGCCACCGGAGTTACCGTACGAAGTCGCAGTCAGCGTGCTGCTCGACGACGAAGCGGGCGCCGCCGGTCTCGTTTTTCACGCTGACGGCGGCGATCGGCACTACGGCTTTTATCCCAGCAACGGCAAGCTGCGACTCAGTCGCTTCGAAGGGGCCGATGTCTTCAGTTGGAAAGTACTGCTCGAAAAGCCAATCGATTCTTACAAGCCGGGCGAATGGAATCGTCTGCGCGTGCGAATTGAAAAGGACAAGTTCCGCTGCTACGTCAACGACGAGCTCGTCATCGAATCGACCGACGATGCCTTCACCAAAGGCAAGGTCGGCCTCGCCAAGTTTCGCCAAACGGCAGCTCAGTTCCGCCGTTTCGAAGTCGCCCGCGAAACTGTCAGCAAACAGGCCGATGAAAAACTGGCGTTGGAATTGAATGCGGCGATCGAAAGACTACCCCAGCTCGCGGAAGTGAAAGCGGAGCAACTTTCGCCACTCGAAAAACAAGCGGGCCTTAGCAGTGATCTCCTTCGTCAGCGCGCGAAAGAACTCGATCAACGAGCCACGGATCTCCGGCGTCTCGCTGCCGACGTGCGGGCGGCCAGCGTTTGCCAGCAACTCGCGAAAGTTGCCGGGCCAGAAGTAAAGGAAGTCAATCTCGTCCGCGGCGCGCTCCTGGTCGCCACGCTCGACGAAGAGGACATCGACATCGAAGCCTACGTCCGTCAGCTCGATCGCATTGCCGGTGAAGTGCGGGCTTCGCTGAAAAAAGACGCCAGCGATGCCGACAAGCTCGCCGCGCTGAACAAGCTGCTGTTCGATGAACTCGGTTTTCACGGCAGCCGTAGCGACTACTACAACGCGGCCAACAGCTATCTCAACCGCGTGCTCGACGACCGCGAAGGGCTGCCGATCACGCTGTCGCTCGTCTACATGGAGCTCGCCCGTCGCCTCGACTTGAAAGTCGTCGGCGTTGGTTTGCCGGGGCATTTTGTAGTTCGTCACGAACCGACCAAGGGGGACAAGCAGCTGCTCGATGTTTTCGATGGCGGCAAGCCACTCAGCGACAAAGAGGCTGCGAAGATCGTCCTCGATAACACCGGCGAACCAATCCAGCCGCAACATCTCAAGACAGTCACCGAGCGGCAGATGCTCCTGCGGATGTTGCAAAACCTCCTCGGTGTCGCGCAGGGCAAAAAGGATCGCGAAGCCACGCTCCGCTACCTGCAAGCGCTCATCACGCTTGAACCCGAACTGCCGCGCGAGCGCGGCTTGCAGGCGATGCTCCGTTTCGAAACCGGCCGCAAGCAAGCCGCCATCACCGGCCTTGATTGGTTCCTGCAAACCAAACCGGAAGGGATCGATCTGGAGCAAATCGAAAAGATGCAGCAATTCTTCCGCGACAACAAAGCCGAACGCATCGTGCCGTAG